The Kiloniellales bacterium genome includes a window with the following:
- a CDS encoding LysR substrate-binding domain-containing protein yields the protein MNFLQLRAFHGVASAGSFTRAAERLHVTQPTLSGQVKDLEQGFGVKLFERRGRGVATTELGGRLLTITRQIFGLEAEAEQLLSGARALTRGRLRIGADAPFLVLPLMAALQRRFPGIDLAVAFGNSQEVLRSLVEGRNDVAILPDVAKEPRLHAQAFRRDRLVVFVERGHPWARRRSVHLRDLAEERLLLREVGSTTRAILERALRRARVRPSETLEIGSREAVREAAAAGLGVGVVAESEFGHDDRLHKLEIRGGAVQATEYAVCLKAKREDRAVAAFFEVLADSAPG from the coding sequence ATGAATTTCCTGCAGTTGCGCGCCTTCCACGGGGTCGCCAGCGCCGGCAGCTTCACCCGCGCCGCCGAACGGCTCCACGTCACCCAGCCGACCCTGTCGGGCCAGGTCAAGGACCTGGAGCAGGGCTTCGGGGTGAAGCTCTTCGAACGCCGCGGTCGCGGGGTGGCGACCACCGAGCTCGGCGGCCGCCTGCTGACGATCACCCGGCAGATCTTCGGCCTCGAGGCCGAGGCCGAGCAGCTGCTGTCCGGGGCCCGGGCCCTGACCCGGGGCCGGCTGCGGATCGGCGCCGACGCGCCCTTCCTGGTCCTGCCCCTGATGGCGGCGCTGCAGCGGCGCTTTCCCGGGATCGACCTGGCGGTCGCCTTCGGCAACTCCCAGGAGGTGCTTCGCAGCCTGGTCGAAGGCCGCAACGACGTCGCGATCCTGCCCGACGTCGCCAAGGAGCCGCGGCTTCACGCCCAGGCCTTTCGGCGCGACCGCCTGGTGGTCTTCGTCGAGCGCGGCCATCCCTGGGCGCGACGGCGCAGCGTCCACCTGCGCGACCTCGCCGAGGAACGGCTGCTGCTGCGCGAGGTCGGCTCGACCACCCGTGCGATCTTGGAGCGCGCCCTGAGGCGGGCCCGGGTCCGGCCGAGCGAGACCCTGGAGATCGGCAGCCGGGAGGCGGTCCGCGAGGCCGCGGCCGCGGGGCTCGGGGTCGGCGTGGTCGCCGAGAGCGAGTTCGGTCACGACGACCGCCTGCACAAGCTGGAGATTCGGGGCGGCGCGGTGCAGGCCACCGAGTACGCCGTCTGCCTGAAGGCCAAGCGCGAAGACCGGGCG